Proteins encoded by one window of Streptomyces sp. LX-29:
- a CDS encoding type I polyketide synthase: MLLDETRAEPRALGQQLSAALAGYDASKVSGVLSFLALDEEPHPDHPHVPTGTALTLALIQTLTTHPTLTAPLWCLTHNATTTHPTDTLQHPLQALIWGLGRTTALEHPHHWGGLIDLPTTLTPQHLTHLTHTLTTTHNEDQLAIRDSGLLSRRLIRTTTPTTPTTPSTPTTRDDRQPWTPHGTVLITGGTGAIGTHIATWIATHHPHCHLLLTSRQGPHAPNATQLHQHLTQLGTQVTITPCDTTNPTQLTNLLNTIPPTHPLTTVIHTAGVNLGASIAETTTADLASTAGAKAAGAARLHELLRDHDTIEHFVLFSSIAGTWGSAGQAAYAAANAYLDALAQHRHAQGLPATSIAWGPWDGEGMAAGGDTRDRLRRHGLPAIPPGLALTALAHTLAHRPDTTTVTADVNWPDFAATFSARRPAPLIDDIPEVRELLDKGSDRPSVDSLRERLVQCSADEQHRALLDIVRTHTAAVLGHDGPESIDAQRAFSDVGFDSLTAVEFRNRVSAATGLSLPTTLVFDHPSPAACAARLRMMLLGDDERAATSPPARTRVADPDEPIAIVGMACRYPGEVRSAEDLWQLVAAGTDAVTEFPTDRGWDLERIYHPDPDHQGTCYTRHGGFLYDAGDFDPGFFGISPREALAMDPQQRLLLEVSWEALEHAGIAPETLRGSQTGVFAGINVQDFAAHVRQVPTAAAGYALTGSSGSVASGRIAYTFGLEGPAVSVDTACSSSLVALHMACQALRTEECSLALVGGVMVMSTPATFIEFSRQRGLSVDGRCKAFSASADGTGWAEGAGMILVERLSDARRNGHRVLAVVRGSAINQDGASNGLTAPSGPSQQRVIRQALASAALSPAEIDAVEGHGTGTVLGDPIEAQALLAAYGRDRPEGRPLWLGSVKSNIGHAQAAAGVGGVIKMVMALRNELLPPTLHVSEPSPHVDWASGAVRLLTEALPWSRNGRPRRAGVSSFGVSGTNAHVILEEAPPESAVDSERDAHTPSAEASAVERGSAGSGEESGSVPLPWPVSGKSPEALRAQARRLHRYLAATSAGTGPRLADIGYSLAARRSVFEHRAVVIGSDREELLQGLDALATGRPHPTLHHTPPTTTTTTAPGRIVFVFPGQGGQWPGMGLNLLHTSPVFAHAITACEQVRAKRIPVDYASHCPHINPLQNQLLTQLQNITPQPTHTPFHSTVDNQTHDGTTLDARYWYRNLRQPVRFTETIHTLHQQGHTTFIEISPHPTLTPALHDTTHTERDQTGQTDQTDHTDHTGPPTTVISTLRRNHNDTHQLLTALAHAHTHHHTINWHHHYQHHTPTPHPTDLPTYPFQHQRYWLHSHPHTTNPTTAGLDETTHPLLAAVVRIAGGDGHLLTGRLSLRTHPWLADHALGDTVLLPGTAFLDLALQAGAHVGCRLIEELTLQAPLLLPRRGGVDVQLSVGAPDDDGRREFAAYSRVHGDASRTEDGDDADRPWTRHATGTLSAVTDTGGTEGAAASVWPPAGARAVDLDALYELLAEAGLAYGPAFQGLRGAWRHGADLLAEVRLPEAQAEEAGRFGIHPALLDAALHTLGLGLGAAGDGVPGVARPKERPAARLPFVWRGVTVHAPGAEALRVRLSPLADREAVAIEAFDEVGRPVASVDALALRPVSAGEMRALGSEFHESLFRTVWSPVSPPASDPPLPDAFPAVFAVVGEDPYGLGVRRHDDWAALVEAVEGGGDPVPDVVLLPCGGEGDAAAVHTAAHRALRVVRAWLADDRFAETRLVVSTRGAVAVERDEDVVDLPGAAVWGLIRSAQSENPGRIVLVDWDGLDVSAHLLFAAPDVGEPQLAVRAGELRVPRLERLVREEGSGSGGTAPGALDPEGTVLITGGTGVLGGLVARHLVVAHGVRRLLLAGRRGEAAEGVRELAAELSALGATVSVVACDVADREALAGLLAGVPDRHPLTAVVHAAGVLDDGTIPSLTPERVDAVLRAKVAPALHLHELTRGMELAAFVLFSSAAAVLGSPGQGNYAAGNAVLDALAQHRWARGLPAVSLAWGLWARGSGMTRHLDGSDHARIHRGGMVPLSTEEGLALFDAVLAADEPFLVPARLDLGALRARSAGSEVPAMLRGLVRVSARSGAAGEDDAPGAAASLVERLARRGAREQTQVLTRLVRSHAAAVLGHDGTAAVPGDRAFRELGFDSLTAVELRNRLTAATGLRLPATLAFDFPTPAALAEQLRARLLPVTGSDAGAEGGGGGDVEASATWGLSEEELRTAVASIPLGRLREAGVLRVLLELAEVAPAPGAPGRAPDPAPVHAADPGTDPGTGPVTIASGSIDEMDLDDLIGLAHGQQDPSCS, from the coding sequence GTGCTTCTCGACGAGACCCGCGCCGAACCGCGGGCCCTCGGTCAACAGCTCTCCGCGGCTCTGGCGGGGTATGACGCGTCCAAGGTCAGCGGAGTGCTCTCCTTCCTCGCCCTGGACGAGGAACCACACCCCGACCACCCCCACGTACCCACCGGAACAGCCCTCACCCTCGCCCTCATCCAAACCCTCACCACCCACCCCACCCTCACCGCACCCCTGTGGTGCCTCACCCACAACGCCACCACAACCCACCCAACCGACACCCTCCAACACCCCCTCCAAGCCCTCATCTGGGGACTCGGACGCACCACCGCCCTCGAACACCCCCACCACTGGGGCGGACTCATCGACCTCCCCACCACCCTCACACCCCAACACCTCACCCACCTCACCCACACCCTCACCACCACCCACAACGAAGACCAACTGGCCATCCGTGACAGCGGTCTCCTCAGCCGACGCCTCATCCGTACCACCACCCCCACTACCCCCACCACGCCATCCACGCCCACCACCCGCGACGACCGCCAGCCCTGGACACCCCACGGCACCGTCCTCATCACCGGCGGCACCGGAGCCATCGGAACCCACATCGCCACCTGGATCGCCACCCACCACCCCCACTGCCACCTCCTCCTCACCAGCCGACAAGGACCCCACGCACCCAACGCCACCCAACTCCACCAACACCTCACCCAACTCGGCACCCAAGTCACCATCACCCCCTGCGACACCACCAACCCCACCCAACTCACCAACCTCCTCAACACCATCCCCCCAACCCACCCCCTCACCACCGTCATCCACACCGCGGGGGTCAACCTGGGGGCGTCGATCGCCGAGACGACGACGGCGGACCTCGCCTCGACGGCCGGGGCCAAGGCAGCCGGCGCGGCACGCCTGCACGAGCTGCTGCGGGACCACGACACGATCGAGCACTTCGTCCTCTTCTCCTCGATCGCGGGCACCTGGGGCAGTGCCGGCCAGGCCGCGTACGCCGCCGCCAACGCCTACCTCGACGCCCTCGCCCAGCACCGCCACGCCCAGGGACTCCCCGCCACCTCCATCGCCTGGGGGCCTTGGGACGGCGAGGGGATGGCGGCGGGGGGCGACACCCGGGACCGGCTGCGCCGCCACGGCCTTCCCGCCATCCCACCCGGACTCGCCCTCACCGCACTCGCCCACACCCTCGCTCATCGCCCCGACACCACCACCGTCACCGCGGACGTCAACTGGCCGGACTTCGCCGCCACCTTCAGCGCCCGGCGGCCGGCACCGCTCATCGACGACATCCCCGAGGTTCGAGAGTTGCTCGACAAGGGATCCGACCGCCCCTCGGTCGACTCCCTCCGGGAGCGTCTCGTGCAGTGCTCGGCCGATGAGCAGCACCGGGCTCTCCTCGACATCGTGCGCACCCACACCGCCGCCGTCCTCGGTCATGACGGGCCCGAGTCGATCGACGCCCAGCGCGCCTTCAGCGACGTGGGGTTCGACTCCCTGACGGCCGTCGAGTTCCGCAACCGTGTCTCGGCCGCCACCGGGCTGTCCCTGCCCACGACGCTGGTCTTCGACCACCCGAGTCCCGCCGCCTGCGCTGCCCGTCTGCGCATGATGCTGCTGGGCGACGACGAGCGCGCGGCCACGTCGCCGCCGGCGCGGACTCGGGTGGCCGACCCGGACGAGCCCATCGCGATCGTCGGCATGGCGTGCCGCTACCCGGGGGAAGTGCGGTCGGCCGAAGACCTGTGGCAGTTGGTCGCCGCCGGTACGGACGCCGTCACCGAGTTCCCCACGGACCGCGGCTGGGACCTGGAGCGGATCTACCACCCGGACCCCGACCACCAGGGCACCTGCTACACCCGCCATGGCGGGTTCCTCTACGACGCGGGCGATTTCGATCCCGGCTTCTTCGGGATCAGTCCCCGCGAGGCGCTCGCGATGGACCCGCAGCAGCGGCTGCTGCTGGAGGTCTCCTGGGAGGCCCTCGAACACGCGGGAATCGCCCCGGAGACCCTCCGCGGCAGTCAGACCGGGGTCTTCGCCGGCATCAACGTGCAGGACTTCGCGGCACATGTGCGGCAGGTGCCGACGGCCGCGGCCGGCTATGCCCTGACGGGCAGCTCCGGGAGCGTCGCCTCCGGCCGTATCGCCTACACCTTCGGGCTGGAGGGGCCCGCGGTGTCGGTGGACACCGCCTGTTCGTCATCCCTGGTGGCCCTGCACATGGCCTGCCAGGCGCTGCGTACGGAGGAGTGTTCGCTGGCGCTCGTCGGCGGGGTGATGGTGATGTCCACTCCGGCGACGTTCATCGAGTTCTCCCGCCAGCGCGGGCTGTCCGTCGACGGTCGCTGCAAGGCGTTCTCCGCCTCCGCGGACGGCACCGGCTGGGCGGAGGGCGCCGGCATGATCCTCGTGGAGCGACTCTCCGACGCACGGCGCAACGGCCATCGCGTCCTGGCCGTGGTCCGTGGGAGCGCGATCAACCAGGACGGTGCCAGCAACGGCCTCACCGCTCCCAGCGGTCCCTCGCAGCAGCGGGTCATCCGACAGGCCCTGGCCAGCGCGGCGTTGTCGCCCGCCGAGATCGACGCGGTCGAGGGGCATGGCACCGGTACCGTCCTCGGCGACCCGATCGAGGCCCAGGCCCTGTTGGCCGCGTACGGCCGGGACCGGCCCGAGGGACGGCCGCTGTGGCTGGGTTCGGTGAAGTCCAACATCGGGCATGCGCAGGCGGCGGCCGGCGTGGGCGGGGTCATCAAGATGGTGATGGCGCTGCGGAACGAGCTGCTGCCGCCGACCCTGCATGTGTCGGAGCCCTCGCCGCATGTGGACTGGGCCTCGGGCGCGGTGCGGCTGCTGACCGAGGCGCTGCCCTGGTCGCGGAACGGGCGTCCGCGGCGGGCCGGTGTGTCGTCGTTCGGCGTCAGCGGCACCAACGCCCATGTGATCCTGGAGGAGGCGCCCCCCGAGTCGGCGGTCGACTCCGAGCGGGACGCCCACACCCCCTCGGCTGAGGCGTCCGCGGTCGAGCGGGGCAGCGCGGGCTCCGGCGAGGAGTCCGGCAGCGTTCCGCTGCCCTGGCCGGTGTCCGGGAAGTCGCCCGAGGCGCTGCGGGCTCAGGCGCGCCGGCTCCATCGCTACCTGGCCGCAACCTCCGCCGGAACCGGGCCGAGGCTTGCCGACATCGGCTACTCGCTGGCCGCCCGCCGGTCGGTCTTCGAGCATCGTGCTGTGGTCATCGGCTCGGACCGCGAGGAACTGCTCCAGGGCCTGGACGCCCTGGCCACCGGCCGACCCCACCCCACCCTCCACCACACACCCCCCACCACGACCACGACCACGGCCCCAGGCCGGATCGTGTTCGTCTTCCCCGGCCAAGGCGGTCAATGGCCCGGCATGGGCCTCAACCTCCTCCACACCTCACCCGTCTTCGCCCACGCCATCACCGCATGCGAACAAGTACGCGCCAAACGCATCCCCGTCGACTACGCCTCCCACTGCCCCCACATCAACCCCCTCCAAAACCAACTCCTCACCCAACTACAAAACATCACCCCACAACCCACCCACACCCCCTTCCACTCCACCGTCGACAACCAAACCCACGACGGAACCACACTCGACGCCCGCTACTGGTACCGCAACCTCCGCCAACCCGTCCGCTTCACCGAAACCATCCACACCCTCCACCAACAAGGCCACACCACCTTCATCGAAATCAGCCCCCACCCCACCCTCACCCCCGCCCTCCACGACACCACCCACACCGAACGCGATCAGACCGGCCAGACCGATCAGACCGACCACACCGACCACACCGGTCCACCCACCACCGTCATCAGCACCCTCCGCAGAAACCACAACGACACCCACCAACTCCTCACCGCCCTCGCCCACGCCCACACCCACCACCACACCATCAACTGGCACCACCACTACCAACACCACACCCCCACCCCCCACCCCACCGACCTCCCCACCTACCCCTTCCAACACCAGCGCTACTGGCTCCACTCCCACCCCCACACCACCAACCCCACCACCGCCGGACTCGACGAAACCACCCACCCACTCCTCGCAGCAGTGGTCCGGATCGCGGGCGGTGACGGCCATCTGCTCACCGGCCGGCTCTCGCTCCGTACGCACCCCTGGCTCGCGGACCACGCCCTCGGCGACACCGTGCTCCTGCCCGGCACCGCCTTCCTCGATCTCGCCCTTCAAGCCGGTGCACACGTCGGCTGTCGGCTCATCGAGGAACTCACCCTCCAGGCGCCCCTGCTCCTCCCGCGGCGGGGCGGGGTCGATGTGCAGCTCAGCGTCGGGGCACCGGACGACGACGGCCGTCGGGAGTTCGCCGCCTACTCCCGCGTCCACGGCGACGCCTCCCGTACGGAGGACGGGGACGACGCCGACCGTCCGTGGACGCGGCACGCCACGGGCACCCTGAGCGCCGTGACCGACACGGGAGGGACCGAGGGCGCGGCGGCGAGCGTGTGGCCGCCGGCGGGGGCTCGGGCCGTCGACCTGGACGCGCTCTACGAGCTGCTGGCGGAGGCGGGGCTGGCGTACGGCCCGGCGTTCCAGGGGTTGCGTGGCGCCTGGCGCCACGGCGCCGATCTCCTCGCGGAGGTGCGGCTCCCCGAGGCGCAGGCCGAGGAGGCGGGGCGGTTCGGTATCCACCCCGCGTTGCTGGACGCGGCGCTGCACACGCTCGGCCTGGGTCTCGGCGCGGCGGGGGACGGCGTGCCGGGGGTCGCACGGCCGAAGGAGCGCCCGGCCGCGCGACTGCCGTTCGTGTGGCGGGGGGTGACCGTGCACGCCCCGGGCGCCGAGGCGCTGCGGGTGCGGCTCTCCCCGCTCGCCGACCGTGAGGCGGTGGCCATCGAGGCGTTCGACGAGGTGGGGCGGCCGGTGGCTTCCGTCGACGCGCTGGCGCTGCGGCCGGTGTCGGCCGGGGAGATGCGTGCTCTCGGCTCGGAGTTCCACGAGTCGCTGTTCCGTACGGTGTGGTCCCCGGTGTCGCCACCCGCGTCCGATCCACCGCTTCCCGACGCCTTCCCCGCCGTCTTCGCCGTCGTCGGCGAGGACCCGTACGGGCTGGGGGTTCGGCGCCATGACGACTGGGCCGCGCTGGTGGAGGCCGTGGAGGGCGGTGGCGACCCGGTTCCCGATGTGGTTCTGCTGCCCTGTGGTGGTGAGGGCGACGCGGCGGCCGTGCACACGGCCGCGCATCGTGCGCTGCGCGTGGTGCGGGCGTGGCTGGCCGACGATCGCTTCGCCGAGACGCGACTGGTCGTGTCGACGCGCGGGGCGGTCGCCGTCGAGCGGGACGAGGATGTGGTGGATCTGCCCGGCGCCGCGGTGTGGGGCCTGATCCGTTCGGCGCAGTCCGAGAATCCGGGCCGCATCGTGCTGGTGGACTGGGACGGGCTCGACGTCTCGGCTCATCTGTTGTTCGCCGCGCCTGATGTCGGGGAGCCCCAGTTGGCCGTCCGCGCGGGTGAGCTACGGGTGCCGCGGCTGGAGCGCTTGGTCCGGGAGGAGGGGTCCGGCTCGGGCGGCACGGCCCCGGGCGCGCTGGATCCGGAGGGCACCGTGCTGATCACCGGTGGTACCGGGGTCCTGGGCGGGCTGGTCGCCCGCCATCTGGTCGTGGCGCACGGCGTGCGGCGGCTGCTGCTGGCGGGCCGCCGGGGTGAGGCGGCCGAGGGTGTGCGGGAGCTCGCGGCCGAGTTGTCGGCGCTCGGCGCGACGGTATCCGTCGTCGCCTGTGACGTCGCCGACCGGGAGGCCCTGGCGGGCCTGCTGGCCGGGGTACCGGATCGGCATCCGCTGACCGCGGTGGTGCACGCGGCGGGCGTTCTGGACGACGGGACGATCCCCTCGCTGACGCCGGAGCGGGTCGACGCGGTGCTGCGCGCCAAGGTGGCTCCGGCGCTGCATCTGCACGAGCTGACGCGGGGGATGGAGCTGGCGGCCTTCGTGTTGTTCTCCTCGGCGGCGGCCGTGCTCGGCTCTCCGGGGCAGGGCAACTACGCGGCGGGCAACGCGGTGCTGGACGCGTTGGCGCAGCATCGGTGGGCGCGGGGGCTGCCCGCGGTCTCGCTCGCGTGGGGCCTGTGGGCGCGGGGCAGCGGCATGACACGCCATCTGGACGGCTCCGACCACGCCAGGATTCATCGCGGCGGGATGGTCCCACTGTCGACGGAGGAGGGGCTGGCGCTGTTCGACGCCGTGTTGGCGGCGGACGAGCCGTTCCTGGTTCCGGCTCGGCTCGATCTCGGCGCGTTGCGGGCGCGTTCCGCCGGGTCCGAGGTGCCGGCGATGCTCCGCGGGCTGGTGCGGGTCTCGGCCCGTTCGGGGGCGGCCGGCGAGGACGACGCGCCGGGCGCCGCGGCCTCGCTCGTGGAGCGCCTGGCTCGGCGCGGTGCCAGGGAGCAGACGCAGGTCCTGACGCGCCTGGTGCGGTCGCATGCCGCGGCGGTGCTGGGCCACGACGGGACGGCGGCGGTCCCCGGGGATCGGGCGTTCCGGGAGTTGGGCTTCGACTCGCTGACCGCCGTCGAGCTGCGCAACCGGTTGACCGCCGCGACCGGTCTGCGGCTGCCGGCGACCCTCGCGTTCGACTTCCCGACCCCGGCGGCGCTGGCGGAGCAGTTGCGTGCCCGGCTGCTGCCGGTGACCGGATCGGACGCCGGCGCCGAGGGCGGGGGCGGGGGCGACGTGGAGGCGTCGGCGACGTGGGGTCTCAGCGAGGAGGAGCTGCGGACGGCGGTGGCGTCCATTCCGCTCGGTCGGCTGCGGGAGGCGGGGGTGTTGCGGGTGCTGCTGGAGCTGGCGGAGGTCGCTCCCGCCCCCGGCGCCCCGGGCCGCGCCCCGGACCCCGCGCCGGTCCACGCCGCGGATCCGGGCACGGATCCGGGCACGGGCCCGGTCACGATCGCGTCCGGCTCGATCGACGAGATGGACCTCGACGACCTCATCGGCCTGGCGCACGGCCAGCAGGACCCCTCCTGCTCGTAG